The sequence CGGTCCCACGTACCGCGCCGACGGGCGCACCAGGCGGCCCGTCCGCTTCTGCTCCAGGATGTGCGCCGACCAGCCCGCCGTACGGGCACACGTGAACATCGACGTGAACATGTGCGCGGGGACCTCGGCGAAGTCCAGCATGATCGCCGCCCAGAACTCCACGTTCGTCGCGAGGACCCGGTCCGGGCGCCGGGCGTGCAGCTCCTCCAGCGCCGCCTTCTCCAGCGCCTGCGCCACCTCGAACCTGGGCGCGCCCAGCTCCTCGGCGGTGCGGCGCAGGACCCGGGCGCGCGGGTCCTCGGCCCGGTAGACGCGGTGGCCGAAGCCCATCAGCCGCTCGCCCTTGTCCAGCGCCTTCTTCACGTAGGCCGTGGCGTCCCCGGTCCGCTCGATCTCCTCGATCATGCCGAGGACGCGGGAGGGGGCGCCGCCGTGCAGCGGGCCCGACATGGCGCCCACCGCGCCGGACAGCGCGGCGGCCACGTCGGCGCCGGTCGAGGCGATCACCCGGGCGGTGAACGTGGACGCGTTCATCCCGTGCTCGGCGGCGGACGTCCAGTACGCGTCCACGGCCTTGACGTGCCGGGGGTCGGGCTCGCCGCGCCAGCGGATCATGAACCGCTCCACGACGGACCCCGCCTTGTCGATCTCGCGCTGCGGGACCATCGGCCGGCCCTGCCCGCGCGCCGACTGCGCCACGTACGACAGGGCCATCACGGCGGCCCGCGCCAGGTTCTCGCGGGCGGTCTCCTCGTCGATGTCCAGCAGCGGCTTCAGCCCCCACACCGGGGCGAGCATGGCGAGCGCGGACTGCACGTCGACCCGGATGTCACCGGAGTGCACCGGGATCGGGAACGGCTCGGCGGGCGGCAGACCGGGCTTGAAGGCCCCGTCCACCAGCAGCCCCCACACGTTGCCGAAGGACACGTGGCCGACGAGATCCTCGATGTCGACGCCCCGGTACCGGAGCGAACCGCCCTCCTTGTCGGGTTCGGCGATTTCCGTCTCGAACGCGACGACTCCTTCGAGTCCGGGTACGAAGTCGGACATCAGGCGGCTCCCTCGGATCGACGGCTTGCGGGCGGGCCCGGAGGCCCACCCCCGATACTGGCGGGTTCCGACGGGCCCGGGAAGCGTGACATCCGGCACAGCCACCCCTTCCCCGTCCAACGGAGGGCGGACCTGCTTCGTGCCCGTCCGCTGCGGCAGGATGGGCCCGTGCCCACCGCAGACTCCTCCTCCTCCGATTCCACCACCGATCCGGCCGCGATGCGCGAGCAGTACCGTTCCGAGAGCTTCACCGAGGACGGCCTCGCCCCCGACCCGATGGACCAGTTCGCCCACTGGTTCCGGCAGGTCGCCGCCGGCGGGATGCTCCACGAGCCGAACGCCATGGTGGTGTCCACGGCGACCCCCGAGGGCCGCCCGTCCTCCCGCACGGTGCTGCTGAAGATGTACGACGCGCGCGGCTTTGTCTTCTTCACGAACTACGAGTCCCGCAAGGGCCGCGAGCTGGCCGCCAACCCGTACGTCTCGCTGCTCTTCCCCTGGCACCCGCTGGCCCGCCAGGTCATCGTCACCGGCACCGCCTCCCGCGTCGCCCGCGAGGAGACCGTCGCCTACTTCCGCACCCGCCCGCACGGCTCCCAGCTCGGCGCCTGGGCCAGCGACCAGTCGACGGTGATCGGCGGCCGCGACGAGCTGGTCCGGCGCTACGAGGACCTTGCCGCCCGCTACCCCGAGGGTGAGAAGGTCCCGGCGCCCCCGCACTGGGGCGGATTCCGGGTCGTCCCCGACACGATCGAATTCTGGCAGGGCCACGAGAACCGGCTCCACGACCGGCTGCGCTACGTCCGCGAGGGCGGCGGGGACGGAAAGTGGCGCGTCGAGCGGCTGTGCCCGTAACGCCTCACCGGCTCACTGCCCGGTGCAGCAGGCGGCCCTCCCGGGCTCGGAGTGCGCGGGGACCGCGTCCGGCAGCTCGACGGCCGGCGGAAGGGCCTCGGCCGCCTCCTCGTCGGTCTCGAAGCGGCACCCACCGAGGTGCCGCATCGTGACGGGGGTCGCGGCCAGCAGGAGCCGGGGCGCCAGGCATCCGGTGCGCAGCCCGCTGATCACCCGCTGGACCCGTATCCCGAACTGGGCGGACGCGGCGTCGTCGGGGGCCTGGGCGCACTCGTTCATCCACCGCTCGGCGCGCAGCAGCTCCGGCCCCACCTGGTCGGACGCGTCCTCGTCCACCAGCTTGTGGAAGGCGGTGTTGACCTTGTCCCACATGGTGGTCTCGGCGCCTGCGAGGTCGGGCACGAGCCGTTCGAAGAGGCGCATCTCGTCCATGTCCTCGCGGTGCATCAGCCAGCGGCCGGTGAGCGGGTAGTAGCTGCAGATGTTCGTTCCGTGCAGCCGCAGGCGCTGGGTCCGCTCGTACTCCCAGCGCTCCTGTTCCTGGGCGGCGAAGGTGTCGAGCAGCGGCGCGCCGGCCGCGGCCAGCGTCGTGCCGCTGACCGGGGCCGCCGCGTGGATGAGGTCGTGGAGCCCGATGGTGGCCTCGCGGGTCCGCCGCCTGGCCTCCTCAAGGGCGGGGAGGGCCGGTGAGGGCGGGGGAGCGTCTCGCAGCCACGCGGCGACCGAGGCGCGCTCCCGGATGCCGCGAAGGGTGCTGAGCGCCTTGCGCGGGTTGCGGGCCCCGAAGATCTCCAGGGTGATCGCCCGCAGGTGGGGGGCGTGGCGGACGACCTCGTCGAGCATGTCCAGGCACACCGAGACGATCGGGGCGTCGCCGTGGCTGTCGTCGTACTGGTAGCCGTGGCGGTGCAGGTCGATGCCGCCCCCGGCCACGTGGATCTCGGTGATGTGGTCCCACGGAAGGCGGTGGAAGTCGCTGGTGGGGGACGCCCCGCGGGCGATCTGGTAACTGAGTACATGGCCGATGTCCAGGCACATGCCGGCGCCCGTCTCGGTGACGAGGGTGTGGAAGAAGTCGAAGGCGTGCATCGCCCCGGTGACCATGGTCATCGGGGGGAATTCGGCGTTGAAGGGCACGCCCAGGTGCTCATGGATGTGACGGACGTTGTCGATGGCCACGGCGAGCGTGGCATCGGTGACCGGGAACGGCATGAAGTACGGATAGACGTGGCGTTCGCTCATCAGCCAGACACCGAGGTCCTCGGTGACCCAGGGGGCGTCGGCCAGTTCGACCAGCCGGCGCAGCTCCGCCAGGTCGCTCCCGGTCACGGCGTGCGGGTAGACCGGGTTGAGGTCGGTGCTGTGGACCAGGACCGTGTGGTCGGTGACGAGGTCCGGGATGCGCAGATGGCGCCGGCCCTCCGGGGCGCCGCGGCGCTGCTGGACCTCCTTGTAGTTGGCCGGGCCCTGATGCCGGGTGGCGGGTGCCGTGACCTCGAAGAAGTCGACGGTGCCGGTCTCCTCGCCGAGGTAGGTCCGGTGCAGGTCCGAGGGGTTCACACCCAGCCCGACGCCGTAGCGCGGCAATGAGGCGAAGTAGTCGGGGCCAAAGGGCATGGAAGTCACCATTCCGGTTTCGGGGCGGGGCGGTCGGGCGCGGTCAGGCGCGGTAGTCGGGGCGCCAGGCCATGGCCTGGCTGGGATACCAGTGGTGCTCGATGCAGTAGGGCGCGAAATCCATCAGGCGGGCGTAGAAGCGCTCGTAGTCGGCGCGCCGCAAGCCGTGCCGGTCGCACAACTGGTCGATGGTCAGGCTTCCGTTGGCCCGGTCGATGGCGCGCCCCAGCAGGGCATCGGTGTCCTTGAGGACGAGGACCGCCGACCGCAGGCGTCCCTGGTCGCGGGTGAGGCGGTGCAGGGCGAGCGGTGCGGAGGGCGAGTCGTCCCCGGGCCCCGCCGCGGTGTCGAAGGGGCCGAAGGCCGGGTGGAAGCGCGGATGCACATGGCGTGCCGAGCGGACGTCGGCGGCGATCTGGCGGCCGGTCCACTCCTTGGTCCCGGCGCTGTCGAAACCGTGCGGGAGGGCGGCCCGCTTACGGGCGTGGAGCTGCTGCAACCGGCCCGAGTACTCCAGCCGGCAGCGCCACAGCGCGGTGGCGTCGGACCGGACCTGGGCGGCCAGCCAGGTGTACAGGGCCTGTGCGTAGTCCGTCTCGGTCATCGCGTCGCCGAGCAGCCAGAGACTGTCCAGGACGATGCGGCCGGTCTCGGCGCCCTCGGAGACCAGATACCGGGTGGTGGTGGGGAACCAGCGCAGAACGGGCGCGGTGAGGCGGCCGTCCGGTACGGCGGCGATCGCGTCGGACAGGACGGTGTCCCCGTCGGGCATCAGCTCTTCGATACGGGCCCGGCACTCGCTCCAGGCGTCGCGCCAGGCCTCGTGGCTCATCGTCCGGACGAGCCCGAAGTAGTGCCGGTCGCGGATGTGGATGTCCAGGAGGAGCGACCAGAGCCGGCCGAGGGCCGTCTCGACCTCGGCCGCCCCGGTGCCGGTGCCCTCGCGGTGATCCGTGATCGCGGTACCGGGCCCGAGGGGCGCGTCGTCCAGGACGAAGCTCTGGCCGTCGTCCAGAGGGATCAGGTGGGTGCCGTCCGGCAGGCCGGCCGTCAGGTTCCGGTCCCGGAACAGCGCTTCGTTGTGCGGGAACCAGGGCGCGTCGACGGCCGAGACGCCGCGGCGCTGCCCCTCGTTGATCCCGAGCGGCACCATCGCCTGCGGCCGCAGGATCCCGGCGGCCTCCAGCCAGGTGCCCGGCGACATCTGATTGCGCAGGTTCTCGTAGTTCAGGCTGCAGTTGAGCGGCAGCAGCGCCAGCCGGATCGGCCCTTCGGCGCTCAGCCGCTCGAATGTGCCGAAATCCTCCAGCGTGTCCGCGCCGTGCAGGATTCGGTTCTTTCCGTCACTGATCAGCAGCGACTGCTGCGCAATTCCCTCGATCGAATCGGGTGCGGATATCGAGGTGATGCGCAGCCCCGCCAGGGAGACGGACTCGTCCGCCTTCAGCTCGATCACATTCCGAAACCCGTGCTCGGCAAGCTCGTCAGCCATCGGGTATGCGCTTCGACGGTCTCGCGCGGGAATGACGACAGGGATATTCCTGTCGAAATGAAGCAGCGTGGGGGGATGGAAGTGGTCGCAATGGGAATGGGTGATGACGATGGCGTCGACATCGCTCAGCAGCCCGCTCGCGAGCCGGTTCCTGCCACGCGGACTCCACAGGTTCCCGAAGTAGTCCAGTGCGGGATCGACGGCCAGCCGCCCCGCCGCGGTCTCGAAGACGAAGCAGGTGTGCTGAACCCGGGTGATCTGCATGGCCAGTGATTCTCACGCACCTTCTCCATCGGGGACAGTCCCCGAAAACGGGGACAGCGGGAATTGCCCCGAGCCATTGACCCGGCTTCCGGACGGGTGGTCCCATGTGGCTCGCCGATCGCCGATCGGTGAGCAAAAATGCCACCCCTGTGGGTGGCCCTATTCAGGGAGAATTCAATGGAGCAGGCGCCCAAGGCAGTCGACACGGACAACTCCGAGATCCTCGTCGAGGAGATCGAGCACTTCGAGACCGAGATGGACTTCAAGCCGGCGAACTCCCGCTGCCAGTAACCGCCGGTCGGCCCGGAGCCCGCTGCCACGGCCCTGAGCCGGGCGGAGCAGCGGGCCCTCGGCTCCCCGCACCCCTCACCCCCAGGGACGACTTGTGAAGCAGCACGATGTGGTCGGGTACGCGCCGGGCGTCCTGGTGACCGCCGACGGCGAGCGGCTGACGTTCGAGGCCCGGCATCTGCGTCTGCGCGCACACATCTCCGACCGGCGCACCCGCACGTGCCTGCTGGACATGGCCGAGCGACCGGTGCCGCGCGACGACGTCGCCGTCACCACCCTGGCGTTCCTGCTGCGGCACGGTCTCGTGACGACCGCCGCCCACCCGCCGCACCTCCAGGGCCTTCGCGCGCACGCGGAGGCGTCGATGCCGCTGAACCAGGGCCTCGCGTATACGCCGCAGGACCTCGCGGAGTACGTACGGCGGGCCCGCCTGGCCCGGTTCCTGCCCGGTACGGCGTCCGGGACGAGCGATCTGCCCCTGGCGCTGAGGCGCCGCCCGAGTTTCGCCCCGTTCGACGGCCCCCGGGCCGCACCGGTGGACGAGGCCGCGGTCCTCGCGGTCATGCGGACGCTCCACGACCCCGAGACCCGGCTGTACCCGTCGGCCGGCGCCCTGTACCCCGTACGTCTGATCGCCGAACAGGCGGAGCCCGACCGCTCCTCGTTCACCCGGTTCGACCCCTCGTCCGGGACCTTCCGGACACGGAGCCGGGCCCGGAGCACCGAGGAGCGGGACGCCCTCAAGCTCGACCCGACCCTCTCCGCGGTCCCCACCCGCTTCTGGCTGGTCGCCGACCTGCGGGACGTCACGGCGAAGTACGGGCCACGCGGCTACCGGTACGCGCTCATCGAGGGCGGGCACACCGGTCAGGCCCTCATCCAGGTGCTCCAGCACGCGGGCATCGACGCCCGCCCGTTCGGCGGATTCGACGACGCCGAGGTCACCCGGCATCTGGGCCTGCCCGAGGGATGGGCACCGGTCTGCGCCGTGGGGGCGATACCCCGCCCCGGCACGGCGGACTTCCTCGAAGCGGAGGAACTGCGTTCCATCCTGGTCAACGGGACGCCCCTCTACTACGCCACCGCTTTCGGGGCGAAGGTGAAGGGAAACGTGCGCGAGTGCGGTTTCGGCTTCGACACCACCGCCGACGCGGCCCGGTTGCGCGCCCGGGGCGAGCTGGCCGAACGACTCGCCCTGGTCCGCTCCCGCGACGTACTGGGCAACAGCAACGGCATGGCCGCCCACACCCGGTTCGACGCCGCCGCCGAGGCCGCCGTCCTGGAGCTCTACGAGCGGCACTGCTACATGCGCACCTGGTTCACGGCGGTGTCCCCGGCACGGCTGACCCTGCCGGACACCCCGCTGGCCCGTTCCGTGCGCAGCCTGTGCCGCGCGGCGGGCGTACGGCTGACGCTGGTGGACATCGCCGACCCCGCCTACGGGGTCGCCGCGGTGATGGTGGTCGTCCACAGCGACGCCCATGGCGGCGTGGTCACTTCGTCCGGCGCCGGCACGGAGGAGCCCGTGGCCGCCGAACGCGCGCTGCGAGAGATCGCCAAGGCCCTGTTCTACCGGCGTGTGCTGCTCAAGGCACCGGTGTTCGCCCCGGCCGACCCGCTGTCCGCGCCGGTCACCGAACCCTGGGAGCACGAGGCGTACTTCGCGCACGAGGACGTCCCCGTCGGTCTGACCCGGTTCCTGACGGACGGAGCCGGACCGCGGGACCTGGCCGCCGCCTCCGCCCCGCTCGCCGGCCTGAACCGGGCGGTCACGGTGCGGGACCTGTCGGAGCAGGGCCCCGACGAGGCCGCGTGGAAGATCGCCCGCGCCACCTCCGAGGAGTTGCTGACCGTCGACTTCGGCAGCCCCTCCCTCGCGTTCCGCGAACGGATCAGGACAACGCTCGGCGACGGGATCGACATCGACGCCCGCTGGCCCCACCCCCTCGGATAACCTCACAGCCGCCCCGCCCGACGGCTCGAAATCCCCACCGTTCCCGGATCAATAGGACCCCCCGGATGACGCAAGCCCGTGCCCGAACCCTGCTCCGCGACCGCCGCTACCGCACGTTCTGGCTCGGCCAGGTCACCAGCACGCTGGGCAACCAGCTGACCATCGTCGTGCTCCCGGCGCTGGTGGTGCCCAGCAGGGGACCGGGCATGTTCGGACTGCTGCTCGCCGTCGAGTCCGTGGTCATGGGGGTACTGCTCCTCGTCGGGGGGGTCGTCGCCGACCGCTACTCCCGCAGTGTCGTCATGGCGATATCCGACGTCTTCCGCCTCGTCGGAGTCGGCGGATTCCTGCTCTTCGCCTCCCGGGGCCCGCTGCTCCCGCTGCTCCTCGCCGCGGCGCTGACCGGCGCCGGCGCGGCCCTGTACGAGCCCGCTCACCGCGCCGCGCTGGCCCAGGTGGTCGAAGAGGACCTGCGGCAGCAGGCCAACGCCTTCGACAGCGCCACCAAGCGGGTGGGCGGGCTGGTCGGGTCGCTGCTGGCCGGCCTGCTCCTCGCGAACATCTCACCGCCGCGCACGCTCCTGGTCGACCTGGCGACGATCGCGATCAGCCTGGTGACGCTGGTGTGGCTGCGGCTGCCCCGCGTACAACCCGCTCCGGAGGAGGAGCAGGAGGAGCAGGGGCTCGCCGCGGTGTTCGCCGAGGCGAAGGCCGGGCTGGCGGAGGTCCGGCGCCGTCCGTGGGTGTCGGCGGTGATGCTGCAAGGCACGGCCCAGGTGTTCTTCCTCTTCGGCCCCAACTACGTCCTGGTGCCGATGGTCAGTCAGCAGCGGTACGGAATCGAGGCGTTCGGCTGGGTGAGCGCGGCCACGTTCGTCGGCTCGGTGCTCGGCTCCATGGCCGGTTCCAAGGTCACCTCCAAGCGCCCCGGCCTGTGGGCCATGAACGCGCTGACGCCGTGTCTGCTGACGCCGGTATGCCTGATGGTCGATGTCCCGCTGTGGCTGTTCTGCGCGGCCATGGCGGTCGGCTCGGTCGGCGTCGGCTGCTTCATGGTCCTCTGGTACACCGCGTTGCAGAACGAGTTCCCCGAAGAGGTCCAGGGCCGCGTCTTCGCCCTGGAGGCCCTGGCGAGCTTCGGTCTGCAGCCCATCGCGCTGGCGACCGCGCCCGCGCTGGTCGCCCTGATGGGCATCACACCGTTCGCGGTCCTGGCCGTGATCGTCCTGCTGATATCCACCTATGCTGTGCTCATCGTGCCCGGGACCGTACGCCTCGCCTCGCCGCCGAAGCCGAGTTCGGGGCCGAAGCCGGAGCCGAAGCCGGAACCGAAGGCGCCTGGGCGGGAGCCCGAGGAGGCACTTGAGCAGGAGCGCGAGCGGGAGACCGCGGACCGCCTCGACCAGCGGTCCGGGAACGTGACTTCGTGAGGAGTGGTTCAGGCTCATGGCTCAGCTCCGCTGTACCGGCATCGCCCACGCATTCGGCGGCCTCACCGTTCTGGACGGCGCGGATCTGTCGATCGCGTCCGGCGACCGCGTAGGCATCGTCGCCCCGAACGGCACCGGCAAGTCGACCCTGTTACGGATAGCCGCCGGCGACGTGCCGCCGGACGGCGGCACCGTGGTCCGGGCCCCGGTGACCGCCACCGTCGTCCGGCTCGCACAGGAACGGGACGCCCGCGACGGCGAGCCGGTGGGCGACTACCTCGCCCGCCGTACCGGCGTCGCACGGGCGCAGCGCGAACTGGACGCCGCCACCCGGCTGCTGGAGGAGCAGTCGCCCGGCGCGGAGGACGCGTACGCCGACGCGTGGGACACCTGGCTCGCGCTGGGCGGCGCCGACCTCCCCGAACGCGCCGTGGACGTGGCCGCGGACCTGGGGCTGCGGCTCGACGCCGGATACACCTCGGAGCTGTCCGGCGGCCAGTACGCCCGGCTGGCGCTCGCCGCGGTGCTGCTGGCGCAGCCGGACATCCTCCTCCTGGACGAGCCGACCAACGACCTGGACGACGACGGTCTGTCCCGGCTGGAACACCACGTCCGCCACAGCAGGGCCGGCATCGCGCTGATCAGCCACGACCGGGCCTTCCTCGCGGCGACCGTCGACCGGATCGTGGAACTGGACGAGTTCACCCGCCGCACCAGTGAGTACGGGGGCGGCTGGGACAGCTTCGTCACCGAGCGCGCCGCCGCGCGGCAGCGTGCGATCGACGGCTACGCGGCCTACGAGACCACCCGGGAGCAGCTGACCGGCGCGGCCCGCACGCACCGGGAGTGGGCCCGGCAGGGCGCCGCCCGCGCCGTCAACCCGCGACGGCAGCCCGACGGGGACAAGTTCCGCAAGGCCTCGCGGCTCGCCGGCGCACAGAACACCGGCGCCGCCGCGGCGAGGGCCGAGCGCGCCGTGCACCGGCTCGATGCCGCCGCTCCCGAACAGGTGCGGGAAGCCTGGCAGTTGCGGTTCACCATCGCCGAGGCCGGCACCCCGTCCGGGACCGCGCTCGCGCTGCACGGGGCGGTCGTGCGGCGCGGACCGTGCCGGCTCGGGCCCCTCGACCTGGACATCGGCTTCGGTGAACGGGTGCGGATCACCGGCCCCAACGGCAGCGGCAAGACGACGCTGCTGAGCGCTCTGCTCGGCCGGCTGCCGCTGGCCGAGGGCACACAGCGGACCGGCGCCGCCGTACGGCTGGGCGAAGTGGACCAGACGCGGGCCCTGCTCGACTCGGAACGGTCCACGGCCGAGATCGTCGGCGAGGCAGCCGACCTGGACGCCACGGAGACCCGCACACTTCTGGCCAAATTCCGGCTCGGCAAGGACCTGGCGCTACGGGCCGCCGTCTCGCTGTCGCCGGGGGAGCGCACCCGCGCCGGCCTCGCACTGCTCCAGGCGCGGGGGACCAACTGCCTCGTCCTGGACGAGCCCACCAACCACCTGGACATCGAAGCGGTGGAACAACTGGAACAGGCCCTCGCCTCGTACAACGGCACGCTGCTGCTGGTGACGCACGACCGGCGCCTGGCCGACGCCGTGCGCGTCGACCGGACACTCGACGTCACCGGCCTTCAGCAGCCCTGAACCGCTGCCGCGCCGACGGCCGGGGCCATGGCCAGCCGGACCATGTCCGCCTTGTTGCCGACACCCCACTTCGAACGGATTCGCTTCACATGGGTGTCGACCGTGTGCCGGCTGATGCCCAGCCGGCGGGCCGTCTGCGCATGGGTGAATCCACCGGCGATGAGATCCAGCACCTGCCGCTCCCTCGGGGAGAGCGGCCCCGGGCCCGGCGGCGGAGGCTGCGGGTCACCGGAGGGGCGGACCCTTCCCGCCGCGCCGAGCACGGCCCTGACGAAGGCCTCCGGAGTCAGCTGGTCCGGCAGGCACTCGTCTACGCCGGGCGCCACGACGTGGGTGGGTGACATCAGCAGGGTGCGCGCGCCCGGCGGCGTGCCTTCCGCCGGCACATGGTCGGTCACCAGCACGTCGTAGGTCTGAGCGGCGTCGGGCCCGGTCCCGTCGCCCGTACCGGCCGCCTCCAGGACGCTGACGTGCATGGCGGGAATATCGGCCAGCGTGCGTTCCATGGCCCATGCGATCAGTGGGTGTCCATGCCGAATCCCTACTCGATACGTCAATGTGCACTCCTCTGTT comes from Streptomyces sp. Mut1 and encodes:
- a CDS encoding citrate synthase 2, producing MSDFVPGLEGVVAFETEIAEPDKEGGSLRYRGVDIEDLVGHVSFGNVWGLLVDGAFKPGLPPAEPFPIPVHSGDIRVDVQSALAMLAPVWGLKPLLDIDEETARENLARAAVMALSYVAQSARGQGRPMVPQREIDKAGSVVERFMIRWRGEPDPRHVKAVDAYWTSAAEHGMNASTFTARVIASTGADVAAALSGAVGAMSGPLHGGAPSRVLGMIEEIERTGDATAYVKKALDKGERLMGFGHRVYRAEDPRARVLRRTAEELGAPRFEVAQALEKAALEELHARRPDRVLATNVEFWAAIMLDFAEVPAHMFTSMFTCARTAGWSAHILEQKRTGRLVRPSARYVGPGPRSPREIDGFGELADLGN
- the pdxH gene encoding pyridoxamine 5'-phosphate oxidase — encoded protein: MREQYRSESFTEDGLAPDPMDQFAHWFRQVAAGGMLHEPNAMVVSTATPEGRPSSRTVLLKMYDARGFVFFTNYESRKGRELAANPYVSLLFPWHPLARQVIVTGTASRVAREETVAYFRTRPHGSQLGAWASDQSTVIGGRDELVRRYEDLAARYPEGEKVPAPPHWGGFRVVPDTIEFWQGHENRLHDRLRYVREGGGDGKWRVERLCP
- a CDS encoding multinuclear nonheme iron-dependent oxidase, whose amino-acid sequence is MPFGPDYFASLPRYGVGLGVNPSDLHRTYLGEETGTVDFFEVTAPATRHQGPANYKEVQQRRGAPEGRRHLRIPDLVTDHTVLVHSTDLNPVYPHAVTGSDLAELRRLVELADAPWVTEDLGVWLMSERHVYPYFMPFPVTDATLAVAIDNVRHIHEHLGVPFNAEFPPMTMVTGAMHAFDFFHTLVTETGAGMCLDIGHVLSYQIARGASPTSDFHRLPWDHITEIHVAGGGIDLHRHGYQYDDSHGDAPIVSVCLDMLDEVVRHAPHLRAITLEIFGARNPRKALSTLRGIRERASVAAWLRDAPPPSPALPALEEARRRTREATIGLHDLIHAAAPVSGTTLAAAGAPLLDTFAAQEQERWEYERTQRLRLHGTNICSYYPLTGRWLMHREDMDEMRLFERLVPDLAGAETTMWDKVNTAFHKLVDEDASDQVGPELLRAERWMNECAQAPDDAASAQFGIRVQRVISGLRTGCLAPRLLLAATPVTMRHLGGCRFETDEEAAEALPPAVELPDAVPAHSEPGRAACCTGQ
- a CDS encoding MBL fold metallo-hydrolase, producing MQITRVQHTCFVFETAAGRLAVDPALDYFGNLWSPRGRNRLASGLLSDVDAIVITHSHCDHFHPPTLLHFDRNIPVVIPARDRRSAYPMADELAEHGFRNVIELKADESVSLAGLRITSISAPDSIEGIAQQSLLISDGKNRILHGADTLEDFGTFERLSAEGPIRLALLPLNCSLNYENLRNQMSPGTWLEAAGILRPQAMVPLGINEGQRRGVSAVDAPWFPHNEALFRDRNLTAGLPDGTHLIPLDDGQSFVLDDAPLGPGTAITDHREGTGTGAAEVETALGRLWSLLLDIHIRDRHYFGLVRTMSHEAWRDAWSECRARIEELMPDGDTVLSDAIAAVPDGRLTAPVLRWFPTTTRYLVSEGAETGRIVLDSLWLLGDAMTETDYAQALYTWLAAQVRSDATALWRCRLEYSGRLQQLHARKRAALPHGFDSAGTKEWTGRQIAADVRSARHVHPRFHPAFGPFDTAAGPGDDSPSAPLALHRLTRDQGRLRSAVLVLKDTDALLGRAIDRANGSLTIDQLCDRHGLRRADYERFYARLMDFAPYCIEHHWYPSQAMAWRPDYRA
- a CDS encoding YcaO-like family protein, which gives rise to MKQHDVVGYAPGVLVTADGERLTFEARHLRLRAHISDRRTRTCLLDMAERPVPRDDVAVTTLAFLLRHGLVTTAAHPPHLQGLRAHAEASMPLNQGLAYTPQDLAEYVRRARLARFLPGTASGTSDLPLALRRRPSFAPFDGPRAAPVDEAAVLAVMRTLHDPETRLYPSAGALYPVRLIAEQAEPDRSSFTRFDPSSGTFRTRSRARSTEERDALKLDPTLSAVPTRFWLVADLRDVTAKYGPRGYRYALIEGGHTGQALIQVLQHAGIDARPFGGFDDAEVTRHLGLPEGWAPVCAVGAIPRPGTADFLEAEELRSILVNGTPLYYATAFGAKVKGNVRECGFGFDTTADAARLRARGELAERLALVRSRDVLGNSNGMAAHTRFDAAAEAAVLELYERHCYMRTWFTAVSPARLTLPDTPLARSVRSLCRAAGVRLTLVDIADPAYGVAAVMVVVHSDAHGGVVTSSGAGTEEPVAAERALREIAKALFYRRVLLKAPVFAPADPLSAPVTEPWEHEAYFAHEDVPVGLTRFLTDGAGPRDLAAASAPLAGLNRAVTVRDLSEQGPDEAAWKIARATSEELLTVDFGSPSLAFRERIRTTLGDGIDIDARWPHPLG
- a CDS encoding MFS transporter, with the protein product MTQARARTLLRDRRYRTFWLGQVTSTLGNQLTIVVLPALVVPSRGPGMFGLLLAVESVVMGVLLLVGGVVADRYSRSVVMAISDVFRLVGVGGFLLFASRGPLLPLLLAAALTGAGAALYEPAHRAALAQVVEEDLRQQANAFDSATKRVGGLVGSLLAGLLLANISPPRTLLVDLATIAISLVTLVWLRLPRVQPAPEEEQEEQGLAAVFAEAKAGLAEVRRRPWVSAVMLQGTAQVFFLFGPNYVLVPMVSQQRYGIEAFGWVSAATFVGSVLGSMAGSKVTSKRPGLWAMNALTPCLLTPVCLMVDVPLWLFCAAMAVGSVGVGCFMVLWYTALQNEFPEEVQGRVFALEALASFGLQPIALATAPALVALMGITPFAVLAVIVLLISTYAVLIVPGTVRLASPPKPSSGPKPEPKPEPKAPGREPEEALEQERERETADRLDQRSGNVTS
- a CDS encoding ABC-F family ATP-binding cassette domain-containing protein, whose protein sequence is MAQLRCTGIAHAFGGLTVLDGADLSIASGDRVGIVAPNGTGKSTLLRIAAGDVPPDGGTVVRAPVTATVVRLAQERDARDGEPVGDYLARRTGVARAQRELDAATRLLEEQSPGAEDAYADAWDTWLALGGADLPERAVDVAADLGLRLDAGYTSELSGGQYARLALAAVLLAQPDILLLDEPTNDLDDDGLSRLEHHVRHSRAGIALISHDRAFLAATVDRIVELDEFTRRTSEYGGGWDSFVTERAAARQRAIDGYAAYETTREQLTGAARTHREWARQGAARAVNPRRQPDGDKFRKASRLAGAQNTGAAAARAERAVHRLDAAAPEQVREAWQLRFTIAEAGTPSGTALALHGAVVRRGPCRLGPLDLDIGFGERVRITGPNGSGKTTLLSALLGRLPLAEGTQRTGAAVRLGEVDQTRALLDSERSTAEIVGEAADLDATETRTLLAKFRLGKDLALRAAVSLSPGERTRAGLALLQARGTNCLVLDEPTNHLDIEAVEQLEQALASYNGTLLLVTHDRRLADAVRVDRTLDVTGLQQP
- a CDS encoding helix-turn-helix domain-containing protein; this translates as MERTLADIPAMHVSVLEAAGTGDGTGPDAAQTYDVLVTDHVPAEGTPPGARTLLMSPTHVVAPGVDECLPDQLTPEAFVRAVLGAAGRVRPSGDPQPPPPGPGPLSPRERQVLDLIAGGFTHAQTARRLGISRHTVDTHVKRIRSKWGVGNKADMVRLAMAPAVGAAAVQGC